One Streptomyces coeruleorubidus DNA segment encodes these proteins:
- a CDS encoding trypsin-like serine protease produces the protein MTSVRALAVTAAAGAAVLATALPSSAINSYNATPAPERTEVGALVATWDDDGNPATPDRVDWVCSGTMIDTDTFLTAAHCTTDWPDNVRFYVSLDQDVQSGLDAAAKKHPGDPAAQASAVAVQGTAHSHPDYPGPASDTHDISVVELPATQVKARWSFTPATLPTANQLGRLGPQGLNTTDWLVAGYGTQEAVNGPGGQTHPGGGVRMKAPVTFNSLNDSWARLAMTAPQGNGGACYGDSGGPNFAVIGGRNILAATTITGDTPCYATNVTYRLDTPGARTFLAPFVKLP, from the coding sequence TTGACCTCCGTACGCGCCCTCGCCGTCACCGCCGCGGCCGGTGCCGCCGTGCTCGCCACCGCGCTGCCGTCGTCCGCCATCAACTCCTACAACGCCACGCCCGCACCCGAACGCACCGAGGTCGGCGCGCTCGTGGCCACCTGGGACGACGACGGCAACCCCGCGACCCCCGACCGGGTCGACTGGGTCTGCTCCGGCACCATGATCGACACGGACACCTTCCTGACCGCCGCGCACTGCACCACCGACTGGCCCGACAACGTGCGGTTCTACGTCTCCCTCGACCAGGACGTGCAGTCCGGCCTCGACGCGGCGGCGAAGAAGCACCCGGGCGACCCGGCCGCTCAGGCCTCCGCCGTCGCCGTCCAGGGCACCGCCCACTCGCACCCCGACTACCCGGGGCCCGCCTCCGACACCCACGACATCTCGGTGGTCGAACTGCCCGCCACCCAGGTCAAAGCCCGCTGGAGCTTCACCCCGGCCACCCTGCCCACCGCGAACCAGCTCGGCAGGCTCGGCCCGCAGGGCCTGAACACCACCGACTGGCTCGTCGCCGGCTACGGCACCCAGGAAGCCGTCAACGGGCCCGGCGGCCAGACCCACCCCGGCGGCGGCGTCCGCATGAAGGCGCCCGTCACCTTCAACTCCCTCAACGACTCCTGGGCCCGTCTGGCGATGACCGCCCCGCAGGGCAACGGAGGTGCCTGCTACGGCGACTCGGGCGGTCCCAACTTCGCCGTCATCGGCGGGCGGAACATCCTCGCCGCCACCACCATCACCGGCGACACCCCCTGCTACGCGACCAACGTGACGTACCGCCTGGACACCCCCGGCGCCCGCACCTTCCTGGCGCCGTTCGTGAAGCTCCCGTAA
- the polA gene encoding DNA polymerase I, whose product MAETASKTTDKTSGGSRPRLMLMDGHSLAYRAFFALPAENFTTATGQPTNAIYGFASMLANTLRDEAPTHFAVAFDVSRKTWRSQEFTEYKANRSKTPDEFKGQVELIGELLDAMGAVRFAVDGFEADDVIATLATQAEAEGFEVLIVTGDRDSFQLVSEHTTVLYPTKGVSELTRFTPEKVFEKYGLTPAQYPDFAALRGDPSDNLPGIPGVGEKTAAKWINQFGSFAQLVERVDEVKGKAGQNLRDHLEAVKLNRRLTELERQVELPKGVADLERTAYDRKAVAMVLDTLEIRNPSLRERLFAVDPGAEEAETTPISTDGVQLDGTVLGTGELAGWLTEHATQPLGVATVDAWALGTGSVAEVALAAPGGAAAWFDPSQLDEADERAFAAWLADAARPKIFHNAKGAMRVFAEHGWSVEGVTMDTALAAYLVKPGRRSFDLDALSLEYLHRELAPAAAADGQLAFGADEGAEAEALMIQARAVLDLGEAFESRLEEVGAADLLRDMELPTSALLARMERHGIAADRPHLEAMEQMFAGAVQQAVKEAHAAAGHEFNLGSPKQLQEVLFGELALPKTKRTKTGYTTDADALAWLATQTDNELPVIMLRHREQAKLRVTVEGLIKTIAADGRIHTTFNQTVAATGRLSSTDPNLQNIPVRTDEGRAIRRGFVVGEGFESLMTADYSQIELRVMAHLSEDEGLIEAFTSGEDLHTTAASQVFAVEATAVDAEMRRKIKAMSYGLAYGLSAFGLSQQLNIEAAEARALMDAYFERFGGVRDYLRRAVDEARATGYTATLFGRRRYLPDLNSDNRQRREAAERMALNAPIQGTAADIVKIAMLKVDSALKDAGLASRMLLQVHDEIVLEIAPGERAAAEELVRREMANAVHLRVPLGVSVGAGSDWESAAH is encoded by the coding sequence GTGGCAGAGACAGCATCGAAGACGACCGACAAGACCTCCGGCGGCAGCCGCCCGCGACTGATGCTCATGGACGGGCACTCGCTGGCCTACCGAGCGTTCTTCGCGCTGCCCGCGGAGAACTTCACCACGGCGACGGGCCAGCCGACGAACGCGATCTACGGCTTCGCGTCGATGCTGGCCAACACGCTGCGCGACGAGGCGCCCACGCACTTCGCGGTCGCCTTCGACGTCTCCCGCAAGACCTGGCGCTCCCAGGAGTTCACGGAGTACAAGGCGAACCGCTCCAAGACCCCCGACGAGTTCAAGGGCCAGGTCGAGCTGATCGGCGAGCTCCTCGACGCGATGGGTGCCGTCCGCTTCGCGGTCGACGGCTTCGAGGCGGACGACGTCATCGCCACCCTCGCCACACAGGCCGAGGCCGAGGGCTTCGAAGTGCTGATCGTCACCGGCGACCGGGACTCCTTCCAGCTGGTCAGCGAGCACACCACGGTGCTGTACCCGACCAAGGGCGTCTCCGAGCTGACCCGCTTCACCCCCGAGAAGGTATTCGAGAAGTACGGGCTGACGCCCGCGCAGTACCCCGACTTCGCGGCCCTGCGCGGCGACCCCTCCGACAACCTCCCCGGCATCCCCGGCGTCGGCGAGAAGACCGCCGCGAAGTGGATCAACCAGTTCGGCTCCTTCGCGCAGCTCGTCGAGCGCGTGGACGAGGTCAAGGGCAAGGCCGGGCAGAACCTCCGCGACCACCTGGAAGCGGTCAAGCTCAACCGCCGGCTGACCGAGCTGGAGCGCCAGGTCGAGCTCCCCAAGGGCGTCGCCGACCTGGAGCGGACCGCCTACGACCGCAAGGCCGTCGCGATGGTCCTGGACACCCTGGAGATCCGCAACCCCTCCCTGCGCGAGCGACTCTTCGCCGTCGACCCCGGCGCCGAGGAGGCCGAGACCACCCCGATCAGCACCGACGGCGTGCAGCTGGACGGCACGGTGCTCGGCACCGGCGAGCTGGCCGGCTGGCTCACCGAGCACGCCACCCAGCCCCTCGGCGTCGCCACGGTCGACGCCTGGGCGCTCGGCACCGGCTCGGTCGCCGAGGTCGCGCTCGCCGCGCCCGGAGGAGCAGCCGCCTGGTTCGACCCCTCCCAGCTCGACGAGGCCGACGAGAGGGCCTTCGCGGCCTGGCTCGCCGACGCCGCCCGACCCAAGATCTTCCACAACGCCAAGGGCGCCATGCGTGTCTTCGCCGAGCACGGCTGGAGCGTCGAGGGCGTGACCATGGACACCGCGCTCGCCGCCTACCTGGTCAAGCCGGGCCGCCGCTCCTTCGACCTGGACGCGCTGTCCCTGGAGTACCTGCACCGCGAGCTGGCCCCCGCCGCCGCGGCCGACGGCCAGCTCGCCTTCGGCGCGGACGAGGGCGCCGAGGCCGAGGCCCTGATGATCCAGGCCCGCGCCGTCCTCGACCTGGGCGAGGCCTTCGAGAGCCGCCTGGAGGAGGTCGGCGCCGCCGACCTGCTGCGCGACATGGAGCTGCCCACGTCCGCGCTGCTCGCCCGCATGGAGCGGCACGGCATCGCCGCCGACCGGCCTCACCTGGAGGCCATGGAGCAGATGTTCGCCGGCGCCGTCCAGCAGGCGGTGAAGGAGGCCCACGCGGCAGCCGGGCACGAGTTCAACCTGGGCTCGCCCAAGCAGCTCCAGGAGGTCCTCTTCGGCGAGCTGGCCCTGCCCAAGACCAAGCGGACCAAGACCGGCTACACCACGGACGCCGACGCGCTCGCCTGGCTCGCCACGCAGACGGACAACGAGCTGCCGGTGATCATGCTCCGCCACCGCGAGCAGGCCAAGCTCCGCGTCACCGTCGAGGGCCTGATCAAGACGATCGCCGCGGACGGCCGCATCCACACCACGTTCAACCAGACGGTCGCCGCCACCGGTCGCCTGTCCTCGACGGACCCGAACCTGCAGAACATCCCGGTCCGCACCGACGAGGGCCGCGCGATCCGCCGCGGCTTCGTCGTCGGCGAGGGCTTCGAGTCCCTGATGACGGCCGACTACAGCCAGATCGAGCTGCGCGTGATGGCGCACCTCTCCGAGGACGAGGGCCTGATCGAGGCGTTCACCTCGGGCGAGGACCTGCACACCACGGCCGCCTCCCAGGTCTTCGCCGTCGAGGCGACCGCGGTGGACGCCGAGATGCGCCGCAAGATCAAGGCCATGTCGTACGGCCTGGCCTACGGTCTGTCCGCCTTCGGCCTCTCCCAGCAGCTGAACATCGAGGCGGCGGAGGCCCGCGCCCTGATGGACGCGTACTTCGAGCGGTTCGGCGGCGTACGGGACTATCTGCGCCGGGCGGTCGACGAGGCCCGGGCGACGGGTTACACGGCGACGCTCTTCGGACGCCGCCGCTACCTGCCCGACCTCAACAGCGACAACCGCCAGCGTCGCGAGGCGGCCGAGCGGATGGCCCTCAACGCCCCCATCCAGGGCACGGCGGCCGACATCGTCAAGATCGCCATGCTCAAGGTGGACAGCGCACTGAAGGACGCCGGGCTCGCCTCCCGCATGCTGCTCCAGGTCCACGACGAAATCGTGCTGGAGATCGCCCCCGGGGAGCGGGCGGCCGCCGAGGAACTCGTCCGCCGCGAGATGGCGAACGCCGTCCACCTCCGCGTGCCCCTGGGCGTCTCTGTGGGCGCGGGCTCGGACTGGGAGTCGGCGGCGCACTAG
- a CDS encoding branched-chain amino acid ABC transporter permease: protein MNTLPQQLANGLLLGSMYGLIAIGYTMVYGIVQLINFAHGEIFMTGAFGALTVYFYILPDGTSMAFAVPLMLLGGAIVAILIAVGAERFAYRPLRGAPRLAPLITAIGLSLALQEVVRNFYPGADRARAFPGLDATHDIGSVTIKDADIFLILAAILCMAALAFFVRRSRTGRAMQATAQDPDTAQLMGIDTNRIIVIAFAIGGFFAAVAAVAYGLKYGNVDYRMGFLMGLKAFTAAVLGGIGNIYGAMLGGVVLGIAETLASAYIDEIPGMQQLGGQSWANVWAFCLLILVLLFRPQGLLGERVADRA, encoded by the coding sequence GTGAACACCCTGCCGCAGCAGCTGGCCAACGGGCTGCTTCTCGGCTCGATGTACGGGCTGATAGCCATCGGCTACACGATGGTCTACGGCATCGTCCAGCTCATCAACTTCGCGCACGGCGAGATCTTCATGACCGGAGCGTTCGGCGCCCTCACGGTCTACTTCTACATCCTCCCCGACGGCACCTCGATGGCTTTCGCCGTTCCCCTCATGCTCCTCGGCGGCGCCATCGTGGCCATCCTCATCGCCGTCGGAGCGGAACGGTTCGCCTACCGGCCACTGCGCGGAGCACCACGACTGGCACCGCTCATCACGGCCATCGGCCTCTCCCTGGCGCTCCAGGAGGTCGTGCGCAACTTCTACCCCGGCGCCGACCGCGCCCGCGCCTTCCCCGGCCTCGACGCCACCCACGACATCGGCTCCGTCACCATCAAGGACGCCGACATCTTCCTCATCCTCGCCGCCATCCTCTGCATGGCCGCCCTCGCCTTCTTCGTGCGCCGCAGCCGCACCGGCCGCGCCATGCAGGCCACCGCGCAGGACCCCGACACCGCGCAGCTCATGGGCATCGACACCAACCGCATCATCGTCATCGCCTTCGCCATCGGCGGCTTCTTCGCCGCCGTCGCGGCCGTCGCCTACGGACTCAAGTACGGCAACGTCGACTACCGCATGGGCTTCCTCATGGGCCTCAAGGCGTTCACCGCGGCCGTCCTCGGCGGCATCGGCAACATCTACGGCGCCATGCTCGGCGGCGTCGTCCTCGGCATCGCCGAGACCCTCGCCTCCGCCTACATCGACGAGATCCCCGGCATGCAGCAGCTCGGCGGCCAGAGCTGGGCCAACGTGTGGGCCTTCTGCCTCCTCATCCTCGTGCTCCTCTTCAGGCCACAGGGCCTGCTCGGCGAGCGCGTCGCGGACAGGGCGTGA
- a CDS encoding FdhF/YdeP family oxidoreductase — MATKPPKSDPVQDAPQVAGPKHAAAGLPAIGHTLRVAQQQMGVKRTALTLLSVNQKDGFDCPGCAWPEPEHRHKAEFCENGAKAVAEEATLRRVTPEFFAAHPVADLAGRSGYWLGQQGRLTHPVYLPEGGSHYEPVTWERAFDIIAEEIAALGSPDEAVFYTSGRTSNEAAFLYQLFARELGTNNLPDCSNMCHESSGSALSETIGIGKGSVLLEDLYKADLIIVAGQNPGTNHPRMLSALEKAKDNGARIISVNPLPEAGLERFKNPQTPQGMLKGAALTDLFLQIRIGGDQALFRLLNKLIVETKGAVDEAFVREHTHGYEEFAEAARAADWDETLAATGLTREDIEKALGMVLASERTIVCWAMGLTQHKHSVPTIREVVNFLLLRGNIGRPGAGVCPVRGHSNVQGDRTMGIFERPAPAFLDALEKEFGFAPPREHGYDVVRAIRALRDGEAKVFFAMGGNFVSASPDTEVTEAAMRRARLTVHVSTKLNRSHVITGARALILPTLGRTERDLQGSGEQFVTVEDSMGMVHASRGRLEPASRHLLSEPAIVCRLARRVLGENSATPWEEFEKDYATIRDRIARVIPGFEDFNARVARPGGFTLPHAPRDERRFPTATGKANFTAAPVEYPKLPEGRLLLQTLRSHDQYNTTVYGLDDRYRGIRNGRRVVLVNPEDARALKLADGSYVDLVGEWKDGVERRAPGFRVVHYPTARGCAAAYYPETNVLVPLDATADTSNTPASKSVVVRLEQSATD; from the coding sequence ATGGCGACGAAGCCGCCCAAGAGTGATCCGGTTCAGGACGCGCCGCAGGTCGCCGGTCCGAAGCACGCGGCAGCGGGCCTCCCCGCGATCGGGCACACGCTGCGCGTCGCCCAACAGCAGATGGGCGTGAAGCGCACCGCGCTGACGCTGCTGAGCGTGAACCAGAAGGACGGCTTCGACTGCCCGGGCTGTGCCTGGCCGGAGCCGGAGCACCGGCACAAGGCGGAGTTCTGTGAGAACGGCGCGAAGGCCGTCGCCGAGGAGGCCACGCTGCGCCGGGTCACGCCCGAGTTCTTCGCCGCGCACCCGGTCGCCGACCTGGCCGGCCGCAGCGGCTACTGGCTGGGACAGCAGGGGCGCCTCACCCACCCCGTGTATCTGCCCGAGGGCGGCTCGCACTACGAGCCGGTCACCTGGGAGCGCGCCTTCGACATCATCGCCGAGGAGATCGCCGCCCTCGGCTCCCCGGACGAGGCCGTCTTCTACACCTCCGGCCGCACCAGCAACGAGGCCGCGTTCCTCTACCAGCTGTTCGCCCGCGAGCTCGGCACGAACAACCTGCCCGACTGCTCGAACATGTGCCACGAGTCGTCCGGTTCGGCCCTGTCGGAGACGATCGGCATCGGCAAGGGCAGCGTCCTGCTGGAGGATCTGTACAAGGCCGACCTGATCATCGTCGCCGGACAGAACCCGGGGACGAACCACCCGCGCATGCTGTCCGCCCTGGAGAAGGCCAAGGACAACGGGGCGAGGATCATCAGCGTCAACCCGCTGCCCGAGGCGGGCCTGGAGCGCTTCAAGAACCCGCAGACCCCGCAGGGCATGCTCAAGGGCGCCGCGCTGACCGACCTGTTCCTCCAGATCCGCATCGGCGGCGACCAGGCCCTGTTCCGTCTCCTCAACAAGCTGATCGTCGAGACCAAGGGCGCGGTCGACGAGGCGTTCGTCCGGGAGCACACGCACGGCTACGAGGAGTTCGCCGAGGCCGCCCGCGCCGCCGACTGGGACGAGACGCTCGCGGCGACCGGCCTGACCCGGGAGGACATCGAGAAGGCCCTCGGCATGGTCCTGGCCTCCGAGCGGACCATCGTGTGCTGGGCGATGGGCCTCACCCAGCACAAGCACTCCGTGCCCACGATCCGGGAAGTGGTCAACTTCCTTCTCCTGCGCGGCAACATCGGCCGCCCGGGCGCGGGCGTGTGCCCGGTGCGCGGGCATTCGAACGTGCAGGGCGACCGCACGATGGGCATCTTCGAGCGCCCCGCCCCGGCGTTCCTGGACGCCCTGGAGAAGGAGTTCGGCTTCGCCCCGCCGCGCGAGCACGGTTACGACGTCGTACGGGCCATCCGCGCGCTGCGCGACGGCGAGGCGAAGGTCTTCTTCGCCATGGGCGGCAACTTCGTCTCCGCGTCCCCGGACACGGAGGTCACCGAAGCGGCCATGCGGCGGGCCCGGCTGACCGTGCACGTGTCGACGAAGCTGAACCGCTCGCACGTGATCACGGGCGCGCGTGCCCTGATCCTCCCGACGCTCGGCCGCACCGAGCGCGATCTCCAGGGCAGCGGCGAGCAGTTCGTGACCGTCGAGGACTCGATGGGCATGGTGCACGCCTCCCGGGGGCGGCTTGAGCCCGCGAGCCGGCATCTGCTGTCGGAACCGGCCATCGTCTGCCGCCTGGCCCGCCGCGTCCTGGGCGAGAACAGCGCCACGCCCTGGGAGGAGTTCGAGAAGGACTACGCGACGATCCGGGACCGCATCGCGCGGGTGATCCCCGGCTTCGAGGACTTCAACGCGCGCGTGGCCCGCCCCGGCGGCTTCACGCTCCCGCACGCCCCGCGCGACGAACGCCGCTTCCCCACGGCCACCGGCAAGGCCAACTTCACCGCCGCGCCCGTGGAGTACCCCAAGCTGCCCGAGGGCCGCCTGCTGCTCCAGACGCTGCGCTCGCACGACCAGTACAACACCACGGTCTACGGCCTCGACGACCGTTACCGGGGCATCAGGAACGGCCGCCGGGTGGTGCTGGTCAACCCCGAGGACGCGCGTGCCCTGAAGCTGGCCGACGGTTCCTACGTCGACCTGGTCGGCGAGTGGAAGGACGGTGTGGAGCGCAGGGCGCCCGGTTTCCGGGTCGTGCACTACCCGACGGCCCGGGGCTGCGCCGCCGCCTACTACCCGGAGACCAACGTGCTGGTGCCGCTGGACGCCACGGCGGACACCAGTAACACCCCGGCCAGCAAGTCCGTCGTGGTGCGTCTGGAACAATCGGCGACCGACTGA
- a CDS encoding PaaI family thioesterase: MGEQQRVKFPQEVIDEYAALGVDLLALFSAGHLGTRMGVQIVEASADRVVGTMPVEGNTQPYGLLHGGASAVLAETLGSVGSMLHGGSSKIAVGVDLNCTHHRGVRSGLVTGVATPVHRGRSTATYEIVITDENDKRVCTARLTCLLRDVNPGDEELIRAAS; the protein is encoded by the coding sequence ATGGGTGAACAGCAGCGTGTGAAGTTCCCGCAGGAGGTCATCGACGAGTACGCCGCTCTCGGTGTGGACCTCTTGGCCCTGTTCTCCGCGGGCCACCTCGGGACCCGGATGGGCGTCCAGATCGTCGAGGCGTCCGCGGACCGGGTCGTCGGGACGATGCCGGTCGAGGGCAACACCCAGCCCTACGGACTGCTGCACGGCGGGGCCTCCGCGGTGCTGGCCGAGACGCTCGGTTCGGTCGGCTCGATGCTGCACGGCGGCAGCTCCAAGATCGCCGTGGGCGTCGACCTGAACTGCACCCACCACCGCGGGGTGCGCTCCGGCCTCGTCACCGGCGTGGCCACGCCCGTGCACCGGGGGCGCTCGACCGCCACGTACGAGATCGTCATAACCGATGAAAACGACAAAAGGGTATGTACGGCCAGGCTGACCTGCCTGCTGCGCGATGTGAACCCGGGCGACGAGGAACTCATCCGCGCCGCGAGCTGA
- a CDS encoding branched-chain amino acid ABC transporter substrate-binding protein — protein MVILTSVLTTGALTLTACGSRDDSGDKSGDGGSGTTLTIGVDAPLSGENSTTGLGIQYGAQIAVDDANKNNWVPGVKFKLKALDDKAQPATGQSNATSLTGDKTVVGAVGPLNSGVAQTMQQVFASANMVQISPANTNPELTQGKNWQTDKKRPYKTYFRTATTDELQGSFAAGYAYNGLKKKKAFIVDDKQTYGAGLAKIFGEQYKKFGGTVVGTDHVNTGDKDFGSLVTKIKNSGADLLYYGGQYDESALITKQLKDAGVKIPLFGGDGMFASTYIEAAGKAAEGDLATAIGVPADTLPAAKQFIQTYKDKGYKGDYGAYGAYAYDATTAIIKAVKAAADANGGKVPTDINDLRSKVVDGVQKSDFEGLTGKISFDQYGDTTNKQLTVYQVEKGAWKDVETGTADLK, from the coding sequence TTGGTGATTCTTACCTCCGTTCTCACGACCGGAGCTCTGACTCTCACCGCCTGCGGCTCCCGAGACGACAGCGGTGACAAGAGCGGAGACGGCGGGAGCGGCACGACCCTGACCATCGGCGTCGACGCCCCCCTCTCCGGTGAGAACTCCACCACCGGCCTCGGCATCCAGTACGGCGCCCAGATAGCCGTCGACGACGCCAACAAGAACAACTGGGTCCCGGGCGTGAAATTCAAGCTCAAGGCCCTGGACGACAAGGCCCAGCCCGCCACCGGCCAGTCCAACGCCACCAGCCTCACCGGCGACAAGACCGTCGTCGGCGCCGTCGGCCCGCTGAACTCCGGCGTCGCCCAGACGATGCAGCAGGTGTTCGCCTCGGCCAACATGGTCCAGATCTCCCCGGCCAACACCAACCCCGAGCTGACCCAGGGCAAGAACTGGCAGACGGACAAGAAGCGTCCCTACAAGACGTACTTCCGCACCGCCACCACCGACGAACTCCAGGGCAGCTTCGCCGCCGGCTACGCGTACAACGGCCTCAAGAAGAAGAAGGCCTTCATCGTCGACGACAAGCAGACCTACGGCGCCGGCCTCGCGAAGATCTTCGGGGAGCAGTACAAGAAGTTCGGCGGCACCGTCGTCGGCACCGACCACGTCAACACCGGCGACAAGGACTTCGGCTCCCTCGTCACGAAGATCAAGAACTCCGGTGCCGACCTGCTCTACTACGGCGGCCAGTACGACGAGTCCGCGCTGATCACCAAGCAGCTCAAGGACGCCGGCGTCAAGATCCCGCTGTTCGGCGGCGACGGCATGTTCGCCTCCACCTACATCGAGGCCGCCGGCAAGGCCGCCGAGGGTGACCTCGCCACCGCCATCGGTGTCCCCGCCGACACCCTGCCCGCGGCCAAGCAGTTCATCCAGACGTACAAGGACAAGGGTTACAAGGGCGACTACGGCGCCTACGGCGCGTACGCCTACGACGCCACCACGGCCATCATCAAGGCCGTCAAGGCCGCGGCCGACGCCAACGGCGGCAAGGTGCCCACCGACATCAACGACCTGCGCTCCAAGGTCGTCGACGGAGTCCAGAAGTCCGACTTCGAAGGCCTCACCGGCAAGATCTCCTTCGACCAGTACGGCGACACCACCAACAAGCAGCTGACGGTGTACCAGGTCGAGAAGGGTGCCTGGAAGGACGTCGAGACCGGCACCGCCGACCTGAAGTAG
- a CDS encoding DUF4184 family protein, with protein MPFTLSHAAAVLPAVRTDGTGRGPLVPAVLVAGSFAPDMTYYAASVVSGAMEFGDVTHSFPGVFTVDALIASALVGLWLLVREPLVALLPRTLQGRVSALVRCGAPRALVRPSLVLRWYVSAVLGALTHVVWDAFTHLDRWGMRLFPVLGREVAGSPLYWYLQYGGSAVAAVVIAVFVAQAVRRAPVRVPVGVPALSGRDRWLAGAVIGGFALVGAVQRASRWWAYWGSSAKPWEIIPTVCFGAGAGLVPALLLYAVAVRVWRPAPAPGPAPGGPDHVDDAEPSRSAAR; from the coding sequence TTGCCGTTCACGCTGAGCCACGCGGCAGCCGTACTGCCCGCCGTACGCACCGACGGCACCGGCCGGGGCCCGCTGGTCCCCGCCGTGCTCGTGGCGGGTTCCTTCGCGCCCGACATGACCTATTACGCGGCGAGTGTGGTGTCCGGGGCGATGGAGTTCGGTGACGTCACGCACTCGTTCCCGGGTGTGTTCACGGTCGATGCGCTCATCGCCTCGGCGCTGGTGGGGCTGTGGCTGCTGGTGCGCGAACCGCTGGTGGCGCTGCTGCCGCGGACCCTACAGGGGCGGGTGTCCGCGCTGGTTCGGTGCGGGGCGCCCCGGGCGCTTGTGCGGCCGTCCCTGGTGCTGCGGTGGTATGTGTCCGCGGTGCTCGGCGCGTTGACGCACGTCGTGTGGGACGCGTTCACGCATCTCGACCGGTGGGGGATGCGGCTGTTTCCGGTACTGGGCCGGGAGGTGGCGGGCTCGCCGCTGTACTGGTACTTGCAGTACGGCGGTTCGGCGGTGGCCGCGGTCGTGATCGCCGTGTTCGTGGCGCAGGCCGTGCGGCGGGCGCCAGTGCGCGTGCCGGTGGGTGTCCCGGCGCTGTCGGGGCGGGACCGGTGGCTGGCCGGTGCGGTGATCGGCGGCTTCGCGCTGGTGGGGGCGGTGCAGCGGGCGTCGCGGTGGTGGGCCTACTGGGGCTCGAGCGCGAAACCGTGGGAGATCATTCCGACGGTGTGCTTCGGGGCGGGCGCGGGGCTCGTCCCGGCGCTGTTGCTGTACGCCGTGGCGGTCAGGGTGTGGCGTCCGGCTCCGGCCCCGGGCCCGGCCCCGGGCGGTCCTGACCACGTCGATGACGCGGAGCCGAGCCGGTCGGCCGCTCGCTGA